Proteins from a single region of Pseudomonas phenolilytica:
- the moaB gene encoding molybdenum cofactor biosynthesis protein B, which produces MAHLSNTEFQSLNIAVLTVSDTRNIDSDTSGQALIDGLTSAGHTLAERAIVKDDIWQIRARVCSWIASENVQVVLITGGTGFTARDNTPQAVQPLLDKSVDGFGELFRHFSLGEIGTSTVQSRALAGMSNGTLVCCLPGSTNACRTAWNKILVEQLDSRTKPCNFVPHLKASAVAYCGPRS; this is translated from the coding sequence ATGGCTCACCTGTCCAACACCGAGTTTCAGTCGCTGAACATCGCCGTGCTCACGGTGAGCGACACCCGCAACATCGATTCCGATACCTCCGGCCAAGCGCTGATCGACGGCCTCACGAGCGCTGGCCACACCCTGGCCGAACGCGCCATCGTCAAGGACGACATCTGGCAGATTCGTGCCCGCGTCTGCAGCTGGATCGCCAGCGAGAACGTGCAGGTCGTGCTGATCACCGGCGGCACCGGCTTCACCGCCCGCGACAACACCCCGCAGGCGGTGCAGCCGCTGCTGGACAAGTCCGTCGATGGTTTCGGCGAGCTGTTCCGCCACTTCTCGCTGGGTGAGATCGGCACCTCCACCGTGCAGTCGCGCGCGCTGGCCGGCATGAGCAACGGCACGCTGGTCTGCTGCCTGCCGGGTTCGACCAACGCCTGCCGCACCGCCTGGAACAAGATTCTCGTCGAGCAGCTGGACAGTCGGACCAAGCCGTGCAACTTCGTGCCGCACCTCAAGGCCTCGGCGGTCGCCTACTGCGGGCCACGCTCATGA
- a CDS encoding MoaD/ThiS family protein has protein sequence MLRISYFARYRELLGCEFERLPWRPEFATIDDLRRYLQRRGHAWALLAERNLLCARNQALCSSAETLHDGDEIAFFPPVTGG, from the coding sequence ATGCTGCGCATCAGCTACTTCGCCCGTTATCGTGAGTTGCTTGGCTGCGAGTTCGAACGTTTGCCCTGGCGGCCGGAGTTCGCCACCATCGACGACCTGCGTCGCTACCTGCAGCGTCGCGGGCACGCCTGGGCGCTGCTCGCCGAACGCAATCTGCTGTGTGCGCGCAATCAGGCGCTGTGCAGCAGCGCCGAGACGTTGCACGATGGCGATGAGATCGCCTTCTTTCCGCCGGTCACTGGCGGCTGA
- the moaA gene encoding GTP 3',8-cyclase MoaA, producing MTQLRDAHDRQIDYLRMSVTDRCDFRCVYCMAEDMTFLPRQQVLGLEELERIARIFVGLGVKKIRLTGGEPLVRQGIVGLCERIAALPGLRELVMTTNGSQLVKLAEPLARAGVKRLNISLDSLDADKFHAITRTGELQPVLDGINAACAAGFERIKLNAVVMKGRNAEEVADLVDFAIASGLDLSFIEEMPLGDVGRSRGESFCSSDEVRALIAERHALIDSAEQSGGPARYVRLPAHPQTRIGFISPHSHNFCATCNRVRLTVEGRLLLCLGHENSIDLRGLLRRHPTSDQPIIDAIHAALQRKPLRHEFASSGEVQVLRFMNASGG from the coding sequence ATGACTCAACTACGCGATGCCCACGACCGCCAGATCGACTACCTGCGCATGTCGGTGACCGATCGTTGCGACTTTCGCTGCGTCTACTGCATGGCCGAGGACATGACCTTCCTGCCGCGCCAGCAGGTGCTCGGCCTGGAGGAACTGGAGCGCATCGCGCGGATCTTCGTCGGCCTGGGGGTGAAGAAGATTCGCCTCACCGGCGGCGAGCCGCTGGTGCGCCAGGGCATCGTCGGCCTCTGCGAACGCATCGCGGCCTTGCCCGGCCTGCGTGAACTGGTGATGACCACCAACGGCTCGCAGCTGGTCAAGCTCGCCGAACCACTGGCCCGCGCCGGGGTCAAGCGGCTGAATATCAGCCTGGATAGCCTGGATGCCGACAAATTCCACGCCATCACCCGCACCGGCGAACTGCAGCCGGTGCTCGACGGCATCAATGCAGCGTGTGCCGCCGGCTTCGAGCGGATCAAGCTCAACGCCGTGGTGATGAAGGGCCGCAACGCCGAAGAAGTCGCCGATCTGGTCGATTTCGCCATCGCCAGCGGGCTGGACCTGAGCTTCATCGAGGAAATGCCGCTGGGCGACGTCGGTCGCTCGCGCGGCGAGAGCTTCTGCTCCAGCGACGAGGTGCGCGCGCTGATCGCCGAACGCCACGCGCTGATCGACTCGGCCGAGCAGAGCGGCGGGCCGGCGCGTTACGTGCGCCTGCCGGCGCATCCGCAGACGCGCATCGGCTTCATTTCGCCGCATTCGCACAACTTCTGCGCCACCTGCAATCGCGTGCGGCTGACCGTCGAAGGCCGCCTGCTGCTGTGCCTCGGCCACGAGAATTCCATCGACCTGCGCGGTTTGCTGCGGCGCCATCCGACCAGCGACCAGCCGATCATCGACGCCATCCACGCCGCGCTGCAGCGCAAACCGCTGCGCCACGAGTTCGCCAGCAGCGGCGAGGTGCAGGTGCTGCGCTTCATGAACGCCAGCGGCGGCTGA
- a CDS encoding peptidylprolyl isomerase, translated as MGCGCGGTGGGGGCGGETRPAVELPVEAPLFEELPNESDEQTDEVQQAAPVLIATSEQEWPRAKVNGVAISPEAIARELQYHPADTRNEAVFLATQALVLRELLQQRIAELGLQVTAENGESEEEAATRALIEKEIPLPLADDATCQQYYQSNQSRFFSAPLLAVRHILLACPADDDEARSLAREQAQALLDQLAQAPQRFAELAEAHSACPSKAQGGALGQISKGQTVPEFERQLFRLPQGLCGQPLESRYGFHLVFVDQRIEGQQLPYEAVAGTIRAELNQRVWQIGVSQYLQNLVAAANIEGIRIQGAETPLMQ; from the coding sequence ATGGGTTGTGGATGCGGCGGTACGGGTGGTGGCGGTGGCTGCGGCGGTGAAACGCGGCCGGCGGTAGAGCTGCCGGTGGAGGCGCCCCTGTTCGAGGAGCTGCCCAACGAGAGCGACGAACAGACCGATGAGGTGCAGCAAGCCGCGCCGGTGCTGATCGCCACCAGCGAACAGGAGTGGCCGCGGGCCAAGGTCAACGGCGTGGCGATCAGCCCCGAGGCGATCGCCCGCGAACTGCAGTACCACCCGGCCGATACGCGCAACGAAGCGGTATTCCTCGCCACCCAGGCGCTGGTGCTGCGCGAGCTGCTGCAGCAACGCATCGCCGAGCTGGGCCTGCAGGTGACTGCGGAGAACGGCGAGAGCGAAGAAGAAGCCGCTACCCGTGCGTTGATCGAAAAAGAGATTCCGCTGCCGCTGGCCGATGATGCGACCTGCCAGCAGTATTACCAGAGCAACCAGTCGCGCTTCTTCAGCGCCCCCCTGCTGGCCGTGCGGCACATCCTGCTCGCCTGCCCGGCGGATGACGACGAAGCCCGCAGCCTGGCGCGCGAACAGGCGCAGGCACTGCTCGACCAACTGGCGCAGGCGCCGCAGCGCTTCGCCGAACTGGCCGAGGCGCACTCGGCCTGCCCATCCAAGGCTCAGGGCGGTGCGCTCGGTCAGATCAGCAAAGGCCAGACCGTGCCCGAGTTCGAGCGCCAGCTGTTCCGCCTGCCGCAGGGGCTGTGCGGTCAGCCGCTGGAGAGCCGCTACGGCTTCCATCTGGTGTTCGTCGACCAGCGCATCGAGGGCCAGCAACTGCCTTACGAGGCGGTAGCCGGCACCATCCGCGCGGAGCTCAACCAGCGCGTCTGGCAGATCGGCGTCAGCCAATACCTGCAGAACCTGGTGGCCGCGGCGAACATCGAAGGCATTCGCATCCAGGGTGCGGAAACGCCGTTGATGCAGTAA
- the narI gene encoding respiratory nitrate reductase subunit gamma — protein MSNFNFLLFGVYPYIALAICLIGSWARFDLSQYSWKAGSSQMLQPKGMRLASNLFHVGVIFILCGHFVGLLMPEALYHSFITSGQKQVVAMVSGGFFGILCLIGLVLLIQRRLGDPRVRASSSRSDIAILFVLLAQLVLGLLTIVASLGHLDGSVMVLLGTWAQSIVTLQPLKAAGAIETVNVVYKLHVFLGLTLFVLFPFTRLVHIVSAPVWYLGRRYQIVRQKGVKPAMPRPQRPRGYEAPAATSGVAVPQPGFAAGKLKDGVN, from the coding sequence ATGTCTAACTTCAATTTCCTGCTGTTCGGGGTCTATCCCTACATCGCCCTGGCGATCTGCCTGATCGGCAGCTGGGCGCGTTTCGATCTGTCGCAGTACAGCTGGAAGGCCGGCTCCAGCCAGATGCTCCAGCCCAAGGGCATGCGTCTGGCGAGCAACCTGTTCCACGTCGGGGTGATCTTCATCCTCTGCGGCCACTTCGTCGGCCTGCTGATGCCTGAAGCGTTGTACCACTCCTTCATCACCAGCGGTCAGAAGCAGGTGGTGGCGATGGTTTCCGGTGGCTTCTTCGGCATCCTCTGCCTGATCGGCCTGGTCCTGCTGATCCAGCGCCGCCTCGGCGATCCGCGCGTGCGCGCCTCGTCCAGCCGTTCCGACATCGCGATCCTCTTCGTGCTGCTGGCCCAGCTGGTACTCGGCCTGCTGACCATCGTTGCCTCGCTCGGCCACCTCGACGGCTCGGTGATGGTGCTGCTGGGCACCTGGGCGCAGAGCATCGTCACCCTGCAGCCGCTCAAGGCCGCAGGCGCCATCGAGACGGTCAACGTGGTGTACAAGCTGCACGTGTTCCTCGGCCTGACCCTGTTCGTGCTGTTCCCCTTCACCCGCCTGGTACACATCGTCAGTGCGCCGGTGTGGTACCTGGGCCGGCGCTACCAGATCGTCCGGCAGAAGGGCGTCAAGCCGGCCATGCCGCGCCCGCAGCGGCCGCGTGGCTATGAGGCTCCGGCAGCAACCAGCGGTGTGGCTGTTCCGCAGCCGGGCTTCGCCGCGGGCAAACTCAAGGATGGCGTGAACTGA
- the narJ gene encoding nitrate reductase molybdenum cofactor assembly chaperone — protein sequence MRILKVISLLLDYPEQALRDGHAELAEAIAAAREISPAQRAALRSLLDELAAGDLMDVQERYTELFDRGRTLSLLLFEHVHGESRDRGQAMVDLMAQYEAAGFAIGVRELPDYIPLYLEYLATREDLEAREGLADVAHLLALLAARLEERQSPHAACFHALLQIAGETVEQAVGELREQVAAEERDDSLEALDKVWEEEQVNFLQAEQQDRCPSMPSGPGKVREESPVPLHWTDFKHDGQAALAQEVR from the coding sequence ATGCGCATCCTCAAGGTGATTTCCCTGCTGCTCGACTATCCCGAGCAGGCGCTGCGCGATGGCCATGCCGAACTGGCCGAGGCCATCGCCGCGGCTCGCGAGATCAGTCCGGCGCAGCGCGCCGCGCTACGCAGCCTGCTCGACGAGCTGGCTGCCGGCGATCTGATGGACGTGCAGGAGCGCTACACCGAGCTGTTCGACCGCGGTCGCACGCTGTCGCTGCTGCTGTTCGAGCACGTGCACGGCGAGTCGCGTGATCGTGGCCAGGCGATGGTCGATCTGATGGCGCAGTACGAGGCCGCCGGGTTCGCCATCGGTGTGCGCGAGCTGCCCGACTACATCCCGCTGTACCTCGAGTACCTCGCCACCCGCGAGGACCTCGAGGCCCGCGAGGGGCTGGCCGACGTGGCGCACCTGCTGGCGCTGCTGGCCGCGCGTCTGGAAGAACGCCAAAGCCCGCACGCGGCGTGCTTCCACGCGCTGCTGCAGATCGCCGGCGAGACCGTCGAACAGGCCGTCGGCGAGCTGCGCGAGCAGGTCGCCGCGGAGGAGCGCGACGACTCGCTGGAAGCGCTGGACAAGGTCTGGGAGGAGGAGCAGGTCAACTTCCTCCAGGCCGAGCAGCAGGACCGGTGTCCATCCATGCCGAGCGGGCCGGGCAAGGTTCGCGAGGAAAGCCCGGTGCCGCTGCACTGGACCGATTTCAAGCATGACGGGCAAGCCGCGCTGGCCCAGGAGGTGCGTTAA
- the narH gene encoding nitrate reductase subunit beta gives MKIRSQVGMVLNLDKCIGCHTCSITCKNVWTSREGMEYAWFNNVETKPGIGYPKEWENQDKWKGGWVRNSDGSINPRIGGKFRVLANIFANPDLPSIDDYYEPFDFDYQNLHTAPISDHQPVARPRSLISGQRMEKIEWGPNWEEILGTEFAKRRKDKNFDKVQADIYGQYENTFMMYLPRLCEHCLNPACAAACPSGAIYKREEDGIVLIDQEKCRGWRMCISGCPYKKIYFNWKSGKSEKCIFCFPRIEAGMPTVCAETCVGRIRYLGVLLYDADRILEVASTPNEQDLYQKQLDIFLDPFDPKVIAQAQADGVPMSVIEAAQKSPVYKMAVDWKLALPLHPEYRTLPMVWYVPPLSPIQNAASAGHVSMDGVLPDVDSLRIPLRYLANLLTAGDEKPVKLALKRMLAMRAYKRAEQVDGVQDLKVLESVGLSVAQVEDMYRYLAIANYEDRYVIPSAHREEAMSDAFAERSGCGFSFGSGCSGASDTNMFGAKKANRRDVIKTVQLWED, from the coding sequence ATGAAGATTCGTTCACAAGTAGGCATGGTCCTGAACCTGGACAAGTGCATCGGCTGCCACACCTGCTCGATCACCTGCAAGAACGTCTGGACCAGCCGCGAAGGCATGGAATACGCCTGGTTCAACAACGTCGAGACCAAGCCCGGTATCGGCTACCCGAAAGAGTGGGAAAACCAGGACAAGTGGAAGGGCGGCTGGGTACGTAACAGCGACGGCAGCATCAACCCGCGCATCGGTGGCAAGTTCCGCGTGCTGGCGAACATCTTCGCCAACCCGGACCTGCCCTCGATCGACGACTACTACGAGCCGTTCGACTTCGACTACCAGAACCTGCACACCGCGCCGATCTCCGATCACCAGCCGGTGGCACGCCCGCGCTCGCTGATCTCCGGCCAGCGCATGGAGAAGATCGAGTGGGGTCCCAACTGGGAGGAGATTCTCGGCACCGAGTTCGCCAAGCGCCGCAAGGACAAGAACTTCGACAAGGTGCAGGCCGACATCTACGGCCAGTACGAGAACACCTTCATGATGTACCTGCCGCGCCTGTGCGAGCACTGCCTCAACCCGGCGTGCGCGGCGGCCTGCCCGAGCGGTGCGATCTACAAGCGCGAGGAGGACGGCATCGTCCTCATCGACCAGGAGAAGTGCCGCGGCTGGCGCATGTGCATCAGCGGCTGCCCGTACAAGAAGATCTACTTCAACTGGAAGAGCGGTAAATCCGAGAAGTGCATCTTCTGCTTCCCGCGCATCGAGGCCGGCATGCCGACCGTCTGCGCCGAGACCTGCGTGGGCCGCATCCGCTACCTCGGCGTGCTGCTGTATGACGCCGACCGCATCCTCGAAGTGGCCAGCACGCCCAACGAGCAGGACCTCTACCAGAAGCAGTTGGACATCTTCCTCGACCCGTTCGATCCGAAGGTCATCGCCCAGGCCCAGGCCGACGGCGTGCCGATGTCGGTGATCGAGGCCGCGCAGAAGTCGCCGGTGTACAAGATGGCGGTGGACTGGAAGCTGGCCCTGCCGCTGCACCCGGAATACCGCACGCTGCCGATGGTGTGGTACGTGCCGCCGCTGTCGCCGATCCAGAACGCCGCCAGCGCCGGCCACGTCAGCATGGACGGCGTACTGCCGGACGTCGACAGCCTGCGCATTCCGCTGCGCTACCTGGCCAACCTGCTCACCGCCGGTGACGAGAAGCCGGTCAAGCTGGCGCTCAAGCGCATGCTCGCCATGCGCGCCTACAAGCGCGCCGAGCAGGTCGACGGCGTGCAGGACCTCAAGGTGCTGGAGAGCGTCGGCCTGTCGGTCGCCCAGGTCGAGGACATGTACCGCTACCTGGCCATCGCCAACTATGAAGACCGCTACGTGATCCCGTCGGCACACCGCGAGGAAGCCATGAGCGACGCCTTCGCCGAGCGTTCCGGCTGTGGCTTCAGCTTCGGCAGCGGTTGCTCCGGCGCCTCGGACACCAACATGTTCGGTGCGAAGAAGGCCAACCGTCGCGACGTGATCAAGACCGTCCAGTTGTGGGAGGACTGA
- a CDS encoding nitrate reductase subunit alpha — protein sequence MSYLLDQLRFFNRKQGEFADGHGETRIESRDWENVYRSRWQYDKIVRSTHGVNCTGSCSWKIYVKNGLITWETQQTDYPRTRNDLPNHEPRGCPRGASYSWYIYSANRLKYPKVRKPLLKLWREARRNMAPVDAWASIVEDKAKAESYKSKRGMGGFIRSSWDEVNEIIAAANVYTVKQYGPDRVVGFSPIPAMSMVSYAAGSRYLSLIGGVCLSFYDWYCDLPPSSPQVWGEQTDVPESADWYNSNYIIAWGSNVPQTRTPDAHFFTEVRYKGTKTVSITPDYSEVAKLTDQWLNPKQGTDAALAQAFAHVIFKEFHLEKPSAYFTDYAKRYTDMPMLVLLNEKDGSFIADRFLRASDLTGNLGQDNNPEWKTIAVDANGELVSPQGSIGYRWGEKGKWNIEAREGGAGRDVDLRLSQIDSGETAEIAFPYFGGQVHEHFTAVEGDEVQLRRVPVLSVTLADGRSAKVASVFDLMAANLGIARGLGGANVAASYDDASVPGTPAWQEKITGVAREKAIQIAREFADNADKTKGRSMIIVGAAMNHWYHMDMNYRGLINMLMLCGCVGQTGGGWAHYVGQEKLRPQCGWLPLAFGLDWSRPPRQMNGTSFFYNHSSQWRHEKMSIHEVLSPLADKSQFPEHMLDYNIRAERAGWLPSAPQLNRNPLQICRDAKAAGMSPVDYVTKSLKDGTLRFSCEQPDSPENFPRNMFVWRSNLLGSSGKGHEYMLKYLLGTKNGVMNEDLGKRADGFKPTEAEWVDNGAIGKLDLVTTLDFRMSSTCVYSDIVLPTATWYEKDDMNTSDMHPFIHPLSAAIDPAWEAKSDWEIYKGIAKAFSKMAEGQLGVEQDLVTVPLLHDTPGELAQPFGGTDWKTEGKDPVPGKNCPNITVVERDYPNTYKKFTSLGPLLDKLGNGGKGINWNTEHEVEFLGELNYKVREEGVSQGRPKIETAIDAAEVILSLAPETNGHVAVKAWAALSEFTGRDHSHLALPKEHEAIRFRDIQAQPRKIISSPTWSGLEDEHVSYNAGYTNVHELIPWRTITGRQQFYQDHPWMLAFGEGLMSYRPPINTRSTGYVQGKKSNGNPEIALNWITPHQKWGIHSTYTDNLIMLTLSRGGPIVWMSEIDAKKVGIEDNDWIECFNANGALTARAVVSQRVMEGMVMMYHAQERIVNVPGSETTKTRGGHHNSVTRVVLKPTHMIGGYAQLAYGFNYYGTVGCNRDEFVVVRKMKNVDWLDGPNGDALPQPLPQDI from the coding sequence CGCACCCGCAACGACCTGCCCAACCACGAACCGCGCGGCTGCCCGCGTGGCGCGAGCTACAGCTGGTACATCTACAGCGCCAACCGCCTGAAGTACCCCAAGGTGCGCAAGCCGTTGCTGAAACTCTGGCGCGAGGCACGCCGCAACATGGCGCCGGTGGATGCCTGGGCCAGCATCGTCGAGGACAAGGCCAAGGCTGAATCGTACAAGAGCAAGCGCGGCATGGGCGGCTTCATCCGCTCCAGCTGGGACGAGGTCAACGAGATCATCGCCGCCGCCAACGTCTACACCGTCAAGCAGTACGGCCCGGACCGCGTGGTCGGCTTCTCGCCGATCCCGGCGATGTCGATGGTTTCCTACGCTGCCGGTAGCCGTTACCTGTCGCTGATCGGTGGCGTGTGCCTGTCGTTCTACGACTGGTACTGCGACCTGCCGCCGTCCTCGCCGCAGGTATGGGGCGAGCAGACCGACGTGCCGGAATCGGCCGACTGGTACAACTCCAACTACATCATCGCCTGGGGCTCCAACGTCCCGCAGACGCGTACCCCGGACGCGCACTTCTTCACCGAAGTCCGCTACAAGGGCACCAAGACCGTGTCGATCACCCCGGACTACTCCGAGGTGGCCAAGCTCACCGACCAGTGGCTGAACCCCAAGCAGGGCACTGACGCCGCGCTGGCACAGGCCTTCGCCCACGTCATCTTCAAGGAATTCCACCTCGAGAAGCCGAGCGCCTACTTCACCGACTACGCCAAGCGCTACACCGACATGCCGATGCTGGTGCTGCTCAACGAGAAGGACGGCAGCTTCATCGCCGACCGCTTCCTGCGCGCCTCCGACCTGACCGGCAACCTCGGCCAGGACAACAACCCCGAGTGGAAGACCATTGCCGTCGACGCCAACGGCGAGCTGGTGTCGCCGCAGGGTTCGATCGGCTATCGCTGGGGCGAGAAGGGCAAGTGGAACATCGAGGCGCGTGAGGGCGGCGCCGGTCGTGACGTCGATCTGCGACTCAGCCAGATCGACAGCGGCGAAACCGCCGAGATTGCCTTCCCCTACTTCGGCGGGCAGGTTCACGAGCACTTCACCGCGGTCGAGGGCGACGAAGTCCAGCTGCGCCGCGTGCCGGTACTCAGCGTCACCCTGGCCGACGGCCGCAGCGCCAAGGTCGCCAGCGTGTTCGACCTGATGGCCGCCAACCTGGGTATCGCCCGTGGCCTGGGCGGCGCCAACGTCGCTGCCAGCTACGACGACGCCAGCGTGCCGGGTACCCCGGCCTGGCAGGAGAAAATCACCGGCGTGGCGCGCGAGAAGGCGATCCAGATCGCCCGCGAGTTCGCCGACAACGCCGACAAGACCAAGGGTCGTTCCATGATCATCGTCGGTGCGGCGATGAACCACTGGTACCACATGGACATGAACTACCGCGGCCTGATCAACATGCTGATGTTGTGTGGCTGCGTGGGTCAGACCGGTGGCGGCTGGGCCCACTACGTCGGTCAGGAAAAGCTGCGTCCGCAGTGCGGCTGGCTGCCGCTGGCCTTCGGCCTCGACTGGAGCCGTCCGCCGCGCCAGATGAACGGCACCAGCTTCTTCTACAACCACAGCTCGCAGTGGCGTCACGAGAAGATGAGCATCCACGAAGTGCTCTCGCCGCTGGCCGACAAGTCGCAGTTCCCCGAGCACATGCTCGACTACAACATCCGCGCCGAACGTGCCGGCTGGCTGCCGAGCGCTCCGCAGCTCAACCGCAACCCGCTGCAGATCTGCCGTGACGCCAAGGCCGCCGGCATGTCGCCGGTCGACTACGTCACCAAGTCGCTGAAGGACGGCACGCTGCGCTTCTCCTGCGAGCAGCCGGACAGCCCGGAAAACTTCCCGCGCAACATGTTCGTCTGGCGTTCCAACCTGCTGGGTTCCTCCGGCAAGGGCCACGAGTACATGCTCAAGTACCTGCTGGGGACCAAGAACGGCGTGATGAACGAAGACCTTGGCAAGCGCGCCGACGGCTTCAAGCCGACCGAGGCCGAGTGGGTCGATAACGGTGCCATCGGCAAGCTCGACCTGGTCACCACCCTCGACTTCCGCATGTCCTCCACCTGTGTGTACTCCGACATCGTCCTGCCGACCGCGACCTGGTACGAGAAGGACGACATGAACACCTCGGACATGCACCCTTTCATCCACCCGCTGTCCGCGGCGATCGACCCGGCCTGGGAAGCCAAGTCCGACTGGGAAATCTACAAGGGCATCGCCAAGGCCTTCTCCAAGATGGCCGAAGGGCAGCTGGGCGTCGAGCAGGACCTGGTCACCGTGCCGCTGCTGCACGACACCCCCGGTGAGCTGGCGCAGCCGTTCGGCGGCACCGACTGGAAGACCGAGGGCAAGGACCCGGTGCCGGGCAAGAACTGCCCGAACATCACCGTGGTCGAGCGCGACTACCCGAACACCTACAAGAAGTTCACCTCGCTCGGCCCGCTGCTCGACAAGCTGGGCAACGGCGGCAAGGGCATCAACTGGAACACCGAGCACGAGGTCGAGTTCCTCGGCGAGCTGAACTACAAGGTGCGCGAGGAGGGCGTCAGCCAGGGCCGGCCGAAGATCGAAACGGCCATCGACGCGGCGGAAGTGATCCTCTCGCTGGCGCCGGAAACCAACGGCCACGTCGCCGTCAAGGCCTGGGCCGCGCTGTCGGAATTCACCGGCCGTGATCACAGCCACCTGGCGCTGCCCAAGGAGCACGAGGCGATCCGCTTCCGTGACATCCAGGCGCAGCCGCGCAAGATCATCTCCAGCCCGACCTGGTCCGGCCTGGAAGACGAGCACGTCAGCTACAACGCCGGCTACACCAACGTTCACGAGCTGATCCCATGGCGCACCATCACCGGCCGCCAGCAGTTCTATCAGGATCACCCGTGGATGCTGGCGTTCGGCGAGGGGCTGATGAGCTACCGGCCGCCGATCAACACCCGTTCCACCGGCTACGTGCAGGGCAAGAAGTCCAACGGCAACCCGGAGATCGCGCTGAACTGGATCACCCCGCACCAGAAGTGGGGCATCCACTCCACCTACACCGACAACCTGATCATGCTGACCCTCAGCCGTGGCGGCCCGATCGTGTGGATGAGCGAGATCGACGCGAAGAAGGTCGGCATCGAGGACAACGACTGGATCGAGTGCTTCAACGCCAACGGCGCCCTGACCGCCCGTGCGGTGGTCAGCCAGCGCGTGATGGAAGGCATGGTGATGATGTACCACGCCCAGGAACGCATCGTGAACGTGCCCGGCTCCGAGACCACCAAGACCCGCGGCGGCCACCACAACTCGGTGACCCGCGTGGTGCTCAAGCCCACCCACATGATCGGCGGCTACGCCCAGCTGGCGTACGGCTTCAACTACTACGGCACGGTCGGTTGCAACCGCGATGAATTCGTCGTGGTACGCAAGATGAAGAACGTCGACTGGCTCGACGGCCCGAACGGCGATGCACTGCCGCAACCCCTGCCGCAAGATATCTGA